In Saccharomyces eubayanus strain FM1318 chromosome XIII, whole genome shotgun sequence, one DNA window encodes the following:
- the SCJ1 gene encoding Scj1p codes for MVAMFYIRVILSLLLLPLILAQDYYAILDIGKDASEKEIKSAYRQLSKKYHPDKNAGSDEAHHKFIEIGEAYEVLSDPEKKKVYDQFGADAVKNGGGGAGGPGGGGFHDPFDIFERMFQGGHGGPGGGFGQRQRQRGPTIKVHENLSLKQFYSGTSIEFTLSLNDECDGCHGSGSADGKLAQCPDCQGRGVIVQVLRMGIMTQQIQQMCGRCAGTGQVIKNQCKTCHGNKVTKTNKFFHVDVPPGXPRNYMDTRAGEAEKGPDFDAGDLVIEFREMDTGNMGYRRRGHNLYRTEVLSAEEALYGGWERTIEFLDENKPVKLSRPAHAVVSNGEIEVVKGFGMPKGSRDHGDLYIDYVVVMPKALAHERTTLKDEL; via the coding sequence ATGGTCGCAATGTTCTACATACGCGTGATACTGTCTTTACTATTATTGCCGCTGATTTTGGCGCAGGACTACTATGCTATACTGGATATAGGCAAAGATGCCTCCGAGAAGGAAATCAAGTCTGCATACAGACAATTGTCCAAGAAATACCATCCAGACAAGAATGCTGGGAGCGACGAGGCCCACCATAAGTTCATTGAGATTGGCGAGGCATACGAGGTGTTGAGCGAtcctgaaaagaagaaggtctACGACCAGTTCGGTGCGGATGCCGTGAAGAACGGTGGCGGCGGTGCAGGTGGGCCCGGTGGAGGTGGGTTCCATGACccttttgatattttcgaGCGTATGTTCCAAGGTGGCCATGGCGGACCTGGTGGTGGGTTTGGTCAGAGACAGAGGCAGCGGGGCCCAACAATCAAGGTCCACGAGAACCTATCTTTGAAGCAGTTTTATTCCGGCACGTCCATAGAGTTTACTTTGAGTTTGAACGACGAATGTGATGGTTGCCATGGTAGTGGTTCCGCCGACGGGAAACTGGCCCAGTGTCCAGATTGTCAAGGGCGTGGGGTCATAGTGCAAGTGCTCCGCATGGGTATCATGACGCAACAGATCCAGCAAATGTGTGGCAGGTGTGCGGGTACAGGACAGGTGATCAAGAACCAGTGTAAGACGTGCCACGGAAATAAAGTTACCAAGACGAACAAATTCTTCCACGTCGACGTTCCACCAGGCGMACCAAGAAACTACATGGATACAAGAGCCGGTGAGGCTGAAAAGGGTCCGGACTTCGACGCAGGCGACCTGGTCATCGAGTTCAGAGAAATGGACACAGGGAATATGGGCTACCGAAGAAGAGGCCACAACCTGTACAGAACAGAAGTCCTCTCGGCCGAGGAGGCCCTATACGGTGGATGGGAAAGAACGATAGAATTCCTTGACGAGAACAAGCCCGTTAAGTTATCCAGACCCGCACACGCGGTGGTCTCCAATGGTGAGATAGAGGTCGTGAAGGGGTTCGGCATGCCCAAGGGTAGTAGAGACCACGGTGATTTGTACATAGACTACGTAGTCGTCATGCCAAAGGCACTCGCACACGAGCGCACCACGCTCAAGGACGAACTGTAG
- the ERG12 gene encoding mevalonate kinase: MSLPFLTSAPGKVIIFGEHSAVYGKPAVAASVSALRTYLLISESSTPNTIELDFPDIAFNHKWSIDDFDAIIKDQMNSQKLSKAQQATGELSQELVDVLQPLLAELSKSFHYHAAFCFLYMFVCLCPHAKNIKFSLKSTLPIGAGLGSSASISVALALAMAYLGGLIESSDLEKLSESDKHLVNQWAFTGEKCIHGTPSGIDNAVATYGNALLFEKDSRKGTINTNNFKFLDEFPTIPMILTYTRIPRSTKDLVTNVRVLVTEKFPEVMKPLLDAMGECALQGLDIMTQLSKCTGSDEDASEKNNILYEQLLELIRINHGLLVSIGVSHPGLEIIKNLSDDLRIGSTKLTGAGGGGCSLTLLRRDITQEQTDSFKTKLQTDFGYETFETGLGGTGCCLLRAEDLNKDLKIKNRIIQLFEAKDTTKQQIDDLLLPGSANLPWTS, translated from the coding sequence ATGTCACTACCATTCCTTACTTCTGCTCCCGGCAAAGTCATCATTTTTGGTGAACACTCTGCTGTGTACGGCAAACCAGCTGTCGCTGCCAGTGTGTCTGCTTTAAGAACTTACTTGCTAATAAGCGAGTCATCCACCCCCAACACTATTGAACTGGACTTTCCGGATATTGCTTTCAACCATAAATGGTCCATCGACGATTTCGATGCTATCATCAAGGATCAAATGAACTCTCAAAAATTGTCTAAGGCTCAACAAGCTACAGGTGAATTGTCTCAGGAGCTTGTTGATGTCTTACAGCCCTTGCTAGCTGAACTGTCCAAATCATTCCACTACCATGCTGccttttgtttcttatACATGTTTGTTTGCTTATGTCCGCATGCCAAGAATATTAAGTTCTCTTTAAAGTCCACTTTGCCTATTGGTGCTGGATTGGGCTCAAGCGCATCCATTTCTGTGGCATTGGCCTTAGCTATGGCCTACTTGGGCGGTTTAATTGAGTCCAGTGACTTGGAAAAACTATCCGAGAGCGATAAACATTTAGTGAACCAATGGGCATTCACAGGTGAAAAGTGTATCCATGGTACGCCTTCAGGAATAGATAACGCTGTGGCCACTTACGGAAATGCTTTGCTGTTTGAAAAGGACTCTCGCAAGGGAACGATAAACACAAAtaacttcaaattcttgGACGAATTCCCAACTATCCCAATGATATTAACTTATACCAGAATTCCAAGATCCACCAAGGATCTAGTGACTAATGTACGTGTACTAGTAACCGAAAAGTTCCCTGAAGTAATGAAACCGCTCTTGGATGCTATGGGCGAATGTGCTCTACAAGGGCTGGATATCATGACTCAATTGAGCAAATGTACAGGCTCTGATGAAGATGcttcagaaaaaaacaacatcCTATATGAGCAGCTGTTGGAACTAATAAGAATAAATCACGGGTTGCTTGTTTCTATTGGCGTTTCTCATCCTGGATTAGAAatcataaaaaatttaagtGATGATTTAAGAATTGGCTCAACAAAATTGACAGGTGCTGGTGGAGGCGGTTGTTCTTTGACTTTACTTCGTAGAGATATTACTCAAGAGCAAACCGAtagtttcaaaacaaaactacAAACTGATTTTGGTTATGAAACATTTGAAACCGGTTTAGGTGGTACCGGTTGCTGTTTACTGAGGGCAGAagatttgaataaagatcttaaaatcaaaaaccGAATCATTCAACTTTTTGAAGCCAAGGATACCACTAAACAACAAATCGATGATTTGTTGTTACCAGGAAGTGCAAACTTGCCATGGACTTCATAA
- the CEF1 gene encoding Cef1p has protein sequence MAPVPIYVKGGVWTNVEDQILKAAVQKYGTHXWSKVASLLQKKTARQSELRWNEFLNPNLNFAEFSKQEDAKLLDLARELPNQWRTIADMMGRPAQVCIERYNRLLEGADSDLLGSTDLKVGDINPNAETQMARPDIGDLEDEEKEMLAEARARLLNTQGKKATRKIRERMLEESKRIAELQKRRELKQAGINVAIKKPKRKYGTDIDYNEDIVYEQSPIPGMYDTSNEDRQIEKKFEQFERKVNRRGLNDDEGKSKKKSKDKKRKRDESEYLEKAALNESNILTDEYKKPKLVLSAPGTKQGKLTYKNELESKRQKLIHSQATGTVLVPKAQSHREPIQEDDGRSNIKREKQARSRIRKFLVQMFASLPTPKNDFEIVLSEDEEDEDKELADYQKEMESEGDMNEPNTALEQMPEEHIQPVSLVAVALSGTALPIPEFKSTPHSAIDEKYNLLVANAINKEPHMEPQSTADFLNQVESRMQQVPLVRSLPQTRRTLTMPPGETVLASIQSKVESIEQLQRRLDHVQPLALQNNELCERLCHHDLPALAEAQRQYYTDYYVYQQELRTLEAHRKRLQDTSDRVSV, from the coding sequence ATGGCTCCCGTACCAATATATGTGAAGGGTGGTGTATGGACGAATGTGGAGGACCAGATTTTGAAAGCAGCTGTGCAAAAATATGGGACTCATCRGTGGAGTAAAGTGGCATCCCTTTTACAGAAAAAGACTGCCAGACAAAGTGAATTAAGATGGAACGAGTTTTTAAACCCGAATTTAAACTTTGCTGAGTTTTCCAAGCAGGAGGATGCCAAACTTTTGGACCTTGCGAGGGAATTACCTAACCAGTGGAGGACCATTGCTGATATGATGGGCAGGCCTGCGCAAGTATGCATCGAAAGGTATAATCGACTCCTGGAAGGTGCAGACAGTGATTTGTTGGGATCCACGGACTTGAAAGTCGGGGACATTAATCCCAATGCGGAGACGCAAATGGCCCGTCCAGATATTGGTGACTTAGAGGATGAGGAGAAGGAGATGCTTGCTGAAGCAAGGGCTCGTCTGTTGAATACACAAGGTAAGAAGGCTACGAGGAAAATCCGTGAGCGCATGCTCGAAGAATCGAAACGGATTGCTGAGCTgcagaaaagaagagaattgAAGCAGGCTGGCATAAATGTTGCCataaagaaaccaaagagGAAATATGGCACGGACATCGATTACAACGAGGACATAGTGTATGAGCAGTCCCCCATACCGGGGATGTACGACACCTCCAACGAAGACCGTCAGATAGAGAAGAAATTTGAGCAGTTTGAAAGGAAGGTCAACCGGAGGGGTTTGAATGACGATGAAGGCAAATCTAAGAAGAAGTCCAAggacaagaaaagaaaacgcGACGAGAGCGAATACCTCGAGAAGGCGGCACTTAACGAGTCCAATATCTTGACTGACGAGTACAAGAAACCCAAGCTTGTACTGTCTGCGCCGGGGACAAAACAAGGGAAGCTGACGTACAAGAACGAACTGGAAAGCAAAAGACAGAAACTCATCCACTCACAGGCAACAGGTACTGTGCTGGTACCGAAGGCACAATCCCACCGCGAGCCTATTCAAGAAGACGATGGGAGGAGCAAcataaaaagagaaaagcaGGCGAGATCCCGTATAAGAAAGTTCCTGGTGCAAATGTTTGCGTCCTTACCCACACCAAAGAACGATTTCGAGATCGTGTTGAGCGAGGACGAGGAAGATGAGGATAAAGAGTTAGCTGACTACCAAAAGGAAATGGAAAGCGAGGGAGATATGAATGAACCCAACACGGCCCTAGAACAAATGCCTGAGGAGCACATACAGCCCGTGTCACTGGTCGCGGTAGCATTGTCCGGCACGGCGCTGCCCATACCAGAATTTAAGAGCACGCCGCACTCAGCGATCGACGAGAAGTATAATTTGCTGGTGGCGAACGCCATAAATAAGGAGCCACACATGGAACCACAATCTACAGCCGATTTCCTGAACCAGGTGGAATCACGCATGCAGCAGGTACCTCTGGTACGGTCGCTCCCTCAAACACGTCGGACGCTGACGATGCCTCCAGGTGAGACCGTCCTGGCATCGATCCAGTCCAAAGTGGAGTCCATCGAACAACTACAGCGCAGGTTAGATCATGTACAGCCCCTAGCGCTCCAGAACAACGAGTTGTGCGAGCGCCTCTGCCACCACGACCTGCCAGCCTTGGCTGAGGCGCAACGCCAGTACTACACCGACTACTACGTCTACCAGCAGGAATTGCGTACCCTCGAGGCCCATAGAAAACGTCTCCAGGACACGTCGGACCGTGTTTCCGTATAG
- the MGL2 gene encoding putative carboxylic ester hydrolase, with translation MHVRGFLPNFLTVHQVVSENPIEFKPSDKVKNENKGITIPELIKREAPELADGATDTLYGLLVNGHLQTAYGSVRRFEKIDKVEYKRMVIKYPHGGEGTVDFAVKNTSIKKTKKKEKEYMPANQPMFDMNLKLKYSYYAPDDPKLKSADTKPMLILLHGLTGGSRESYVRAIVHEITTKYDFEACVFNARGCCFSAITTPLLYNGGWTNDIRYCINDLRKRFPNRKFYMMGFSLGASIMTNYLGEESDRTKIECAISMSNPFDLFHSSYFINNTPMGSHFYSPALGQNLLRMVRNHISVLEENPNFKTVLEQNLDKIRTVKQFDNLLTGPMFGYKNAEEYYRNASSYKRIPGIRTPFVAVHAMDDPIVGSDNLPIGPVKSNPYTLLIETSTGGHVGWFKDSSGKRWYTEPVCKFLKAFHDEITVKGLKPDLDKAKLPNPKCEPIATTFSSKAVQ, from the coding sequence ATGCATGTTAGAGGTTTTCTACCCAATTTCTTAACCGTTCACCAAGTGGTTTCTGAGAATCCTATCGAATTTAAGCCCTCTGACAAAGTAAAGAATGAGAATAAAGGTATCACTATCCCAGAGTTGATTAAGAGGGAAGCCCCCGAGTTAGCTGATGGTGCTACTGACACTCTATACGGTTTGCTGGTGAACGGCCATTTACAAACTGCATATGGCTCTGTTAGGCGCTTTGAAAAGATAGATAAAGTCGAATATAAAAGAATGGTAATCAAATACCCACATGGGGGGGAAGGGACTGTAGATTTTGCTGTAAAGAATACGAGCatcaaaaaaacgaaaaaaaaagagaaggaatACATGCCGGCGAACCAGCCGATGTTTGATATGAACTTGAAACTAAAATATTCGTACTATGCTCCTGACGATCCCAAATTGAAGTCTGCCGATACGAAGCCTAtgcttattcttcttcatggGTTAACAGGGGGCTCTAGAGAAAGCTATGTAAGGGCTATTGTTCATGAAATCACCACAAAATATGACTTCGAAGCATGCGTGTTCAATGCCAGAGGATGTTGTTTCTCTGCGATTACAACACCCCTATTATACAATGGTGGTTGGACTAATGATATTAGGTACTGTATTAACGATTTAAGGAAAAGATTTCCTAATAGGAAATTTTATATGATGGGATTTTCCTTAGGAGCATCTATAATGACGAATTACTTAGGAGAAGAGTCAGATCGTACCAAGATCGAATGCGCTATTTCCATGAGTAATCCATTCGATTTGTTCCACTCTTCGTATTTCATTAATAATACGCCAATGGGTTCACATTTCTACTCGCCTGCATTGGGCCAAAACTTGCTACGTATGGTTCGAAACCATATTTCTGTCTTAGAAGAAAATcccaatttcaaaactgtTCTTGAGCAAAATTTGGATAAAATCCGCACGGTTAAGCAATTCGACAATTTGTTGACGGGACCAATGTTTGGATATAAGAATGCAGAAGAGTATTATAGAAATGCTTCGTCATATAAGAGAATACCGGGAATTAGAACTCCATTCGTAGCTGTGCATGCTATGGATGACCCAATTGTCGGTAGTGATAATCTTCCCATTGGCCCAGTGAAATCCAATCCTTACACTCTGCTAATAGAGACTTCAACTGGAGGCCACGTTGGATGGTTCAAAGATAGTTCCGGCAAAAGGTGGTATACAGAGCCTGTATGCAAGTTCTTAAAGGCATTCCATGATGAAATTACAGTAAAGGGGTTGAAACCTGACTTAGATAAAGCGAAACTGCCAAATCCTAAATGTGAGCCTATAGCCACAACTTTCTCCTCAAAAGCAGTTCAGTAA
- the EFR3 gene encoding Efr3p, with protein sequence MQLSMRMMFTPKHQKLVNQCYPTGRTTDKKPKSSETSYLLYYVNSRRSKLEKVSTYLIKRSTSDLNHRRIGNIAVTLDLMNKIVLHCRENLNVFVKDFLYIMNKVLSNNNFNNDVAVVELVELAFSSICLNLDDVLCNGDMEFIQLYQSFVDLFFKIVTERIHNDDMLLKCCIDISNTNSVSSNPQLNHFVSKSVTYTISKFQERNPKFKTLSLGPVLDGNLGNLGKRLSRTQTRTVGLDKTVDDNNDISIRALQSYFNTTETDKLNLSIRTLLRCLQNTPNKELLEFICNGIPVQLRYIVILLLVRQLSDKDKNVDPVVSLKLMSSLLVSDVSIVGLSVLDIMRKLLNFQLKNVADKEVVEQSCITMTDLNHKTYYTEQTSDMLYELLLKLKSDTTKDLERNAVVEDVDYLVEHITQPSISLELFIDLAHYMRNQIISLFAIVETEVPTGFVFSKLYSLLRELDSHGVQKEMMEEIFDKYGKVALLSGLHYFLENVSEPEYTYYSYHLQAAEFLKLNDYKSQTEYKMQTKTLFTKEDLLSYYSDMGSNKYTNRGAQILMSRDNQISTSDLLSDFQVRTTSPDYRTVPNVVLPNGNSMPNNKDVTIKQSRFDKSIDDKVDEGNDTVISDANAKGSIYRFVAEDARSWKTMRATAPKISDLKKAINERKNPNDMKRDGSVRCSQSVKSRVTNITFLLSELKNFSEDANNVKDPDEENIVGLDKIDVARSNSLRLAPISSISDRSSIGNRRSLIQKTPVVEDQDDDFKDANEDLHSLSSRGKIFSST encoded by the coding sequence ATGCAATTGTCTATGCGGATGATGTTCACACCAAAGCACCAGAAACTGGTCAATCAATGTTATCCTACGGGGAGGACTACTGATAAGAAGCCTAAGTCATCGGAGACTTCATATTTGCTATATTATGTCAACTCGAGACGTAGcaaattggaaaaggtCAGCACTTACCTAATTAAAAGATCTACTTCTGATTTGAACCATCGCCGTATAGGAAATATAGCTGTTACATTGGATTTGATGAATAAGATTGTGCTGCATTGCAGAGAAAACTTAAACGTATTCgttaaagattttttgtatattaTGAACAAAGTTCTCTCGaacaacaatttcaacaatGATGTAGCCGTCGTGGAATTGGTAGAACTGGCATTCAGTAGCATATGCCTGAATTTGGATGACGTCTTATGTAACGGTGATATGGAATTTATTCAGTTATATCAAAGTTTTGTCGATCTATTCTTTAAAATAGTCACTGAAAGAATTCATAATGATGATATGCTTTTAAAATGCTGTATTGATATATCAAACACAAACAGCGTTTCAAGTAATCCCCAATTGAATCATTTTGTCTCCAAATCCGTAACATACACTATTtccaaatttcaagaaagaaatccaaaattTAAAACGCTGTCATTAGGACCAGTTTTAGACGGTAATTTAGGTAATTTAGGTAAACGACTAAGTCGAACACAAACCCGCACCGTCGGATTGGATAAAACTGTTGACGACAACAATGATATCTCTATAAGGGCTTTACAATCATATTTCAACACAACTGAGACAGATAAATTAAACCTATCCATACGTACTTTGTTACGTTGTCTGCAAAATACGCCAAATAAGGAACTGCTAGAATTTATATGTAACGGCATACCTGTTCAGCTGCGATACATCgttattcttcttttagtCAGACAATTAAGCGACAAGGATAAAAATGTGGATCCGGTcgtttctttgaaattgatgtCATCATTGCTTGTCTCTGACGTTAGTATAGTAGGCTTAAGTGTCCTTGATATAATGAGAAAGCTTTTAAATTTCCAATTGAAGAACGTAGCCGATAAAGAAGTTGTGGAACAATCCTGTATTACTATGACAGACTTGAATCACAAAACTTATTACACTGAACAGACTTCAGATATGCTTTATGAACTACTCTTAAAATTGAAGAGTGATACCACTAAAGACCTAGAGAGGAACGCAGTTGTGGAAGACGTTGATTATCTTGTTGAGCACATTACACAACCAAGTATTAGTTTGGAACTATTCATTGATTTGGCGCATTACATGAGAAATCAAATTATAAGTTTATTTGCCATTGTTGAAACCGAGGTTCCGACTGGatttgtcttttcaaaactctATTCATTATTGCGTGAACTGGATTCACATGGTgtgcaaaaagaaatgatggaagaaatttttgataaGTATGGAAAAGTGGCACTATTATCCGGTTTGCATTATTTCTTGGAGAACGTTTCTGAACCTGAATACACCTACTATTCGTATCATTTACAAGCTGCtgaatttttaaaattgaatgatTACAAATCGCAAACTGAATACAAAATGCAAACTAAGACACTATTTACTAAGGAAGATTTATTGTCTTACTACTCCGATATGGGATCGAACAAATACACCAATAGAGGCGCACAAATTTTGATGTCTCGTGACAACCAAATTTCCACTTCTGATTTACTATCGGATTTCCAAGTTCGCACTACATCTCCAGATTACAGGACTGTGCCTAATGTCGTCTTACCAAACGGTAATTCAATGCCCAATAATAAAGATGTTACAATAAAGCAAAGCAGATTCGATAAAAGCATAGATGACAAAGTAGACGAAGGCAATGATACTGTTATTTCTGATGCTAATGCAAAGGGTAGTATCTACAGGTTTGTTGCTGAAGATGCGAGATCATGGAAAACTATGAGAGCCACTGCGCCAAAAATTAgtgacttgaaaaaagcaattaatgaaagaaaaaatccaaatgaCATGAAAAGAGATGGATCTGTTCGCTGTTCTCAATCGGTGAAATCTCGCGTTACTAATATTACGTTCTTGCTAAGtgaattaaaaaatttttcagaggACGCAAACAATGTTAAAGATCCCGATGAGGAAAATATTGTTGGCTTAGATAAAATTGATGTGGCTAGATCTAATTCCCTGCGACTTGCACCAATATCGAGTATTTCCGATCGGAGTAGTATTGGAAATAGAAGGTCCTTGATACAAAAGACGCCTGTCGTTGAGGATCAAGACGACGACTTTAAAGACGCAAACGAAGATTTACATTCTTTAAGTTCTAGAGGTAAAATATTTTCCTCCACTTGA
- the GAS3 gene encoding putative 1,3-beta-glucanosyltransferase produces the protein MKISKSVLLVALTATPSLVSAMLPIHIKNYRFIKPSSATNSDADNEIFFVKGVDYQPGGSSGYDADSDTDILSDPEICARDAFTFQQLGVNTVRIYSLNPDLNHDKCMTILNDAGIYAILDVNSGNYGENLNRADPSGTYDSLYLSRVFKFIDAFKNYPNVLGFFSGNEVINDQKDYAEIDPPYIRAVQRDMKQYIAKHANRSIPVGYSAADNTELRLATFKYLQCNSLDGKKVNDDLDVSRSDFFGLNTYGWCSGISDWQSSGYDILNSTFDDAVIPLMFSEYGCNTKTPRTFDEVSKGLYGGLKNIFSGGLVYEYTEEANNFGLVKLGDSGSLTYKEDFVNLEGQLKNVTLPTTKENALSSDSIYKCDSSVITKIYSGFGTDNFTLPSQPAEVANMIKYGVNGTNTGKILTDYAVPTTFNYTIKNTDGDTVPATIYYDKANALNELDATATAAVRSVSTSQSSSYSTATSTKESSTVQSSSTSSSSKSKGAANINISVDQSGYFALLAGVVSALL, from the coding sequence ATGAAAATTTCTAAAAGTGTGCTATTAGTGGCATTAACTGCCACCCCATCTTTGGTGAGTGCCATGCTGCCCATCCATATCAAGAACTACAGGTTCATCAAGCCATCCTCTGCCACGAACAGCGATGCAGATAACGAAATCTTTTTCGTTAAGGGTGTCGATTACCAACCTGGTGGGTCTTCCGGCTACGATGCTGATTCGGATACAGACATTCTTTCAGACCCTGAAATTTGTGCTAGAGATGCCTTCACCTTTCAACAACTCGGCGTCAACACGGTGAGAATCTACTCATTAAACCCCGACCTAAACCACGACAAGTGCATGACCATTTTAAATGACGCTGGTATATATGCCATTTTGGACGTCAATAGTGGTAACTACGGTGAGAATCTAAACCGTGCTGACCCTTCCGGTACCTATGACTCACTGTACTTGTCAAGAgtcttcaaattcatcgatGCTTTTAAAAATTATCCGAATGTGCTAGGGTTCTTTTCTGGTAACGAGGTCATTAATGATCAAAAAGACTATGCCGAAATCGACCCTCCCTACATTCGTGCTGTTCAAAGAGATATGAAGCAGTATATTGCCAAACACGCCAACAGGAGTATTCCAGTCGGGTATTCCGCCGCTGATAATACCGAGTTGAGATTAGCCACTTTCAAGTATCTGCAATGTAATTCTTTAGATGGCAAAAAAGTCAACGATGATTTGGACGTCTCTAGATCTGATTTTTTCGGTTTGAATACTTATGGATGGTGCTCCGGTATTTCCGACTGGCAGTCTTCTGGCTACGACATACTAAACTCCACTTTTGACGATGCTGTCATTCCTTTAATGTTTTCCGAATACGGCTGTAATACAAAAACTCCAAGAACTTTTGATGAAGTCTCTAAGGGTTTGTATGGtggtttgaagaatatCTTTTCAGGGGGATTGGTTTACGAATATACTGAGGAAGCTAATAATTTTGGGCTGGTTAAACTCGGTGACAGTGGCTCTTTAACTTATAAGGAAGATTTTGTTAATTTAGAGGGCCAACTGAAAAACGTTACGTTACCAAccacaaaagaaaatgcgCTTTCTTCAGACTCCATTTACAAGTGTGATAGTAGTGTCATTACTAAAATTTACTCTGGATTCGGGACCGACAACTTTACATTGCCTTCTCAACCGGCAGAGGTTGCCAATATGATTAAATATGGTGTTAACGGTACCAACACAGGTAAAATATTGACCGACTATGCTGTTCCAACAACGTTTAACTATACAATCAAAAACACTGACGGTGACACCGTTCCTGCCACTATTTACTATGATAAAGCTAACGCATTGAACGAATTAGACGCTACAGCTACAGCAGCCGTTAGGTCTGTGTCCACATCACAATCGTCTTCTTATTCTACAGCTACAAGCACCAAAGAATCGTCCACCGttcaatcttcttcaacttcaagCAGCTCTAAAAGTAAAGGTGCGGCCAACATCAACATTTCAGTTGATCAATCTGGATACTTTGCCTTGTTGGCAGGTGTAGTCTCCGCTCTCTTATAA
- the DML1 gene encoding Dml1p, with amino-acid sequence MHEVLTISVSQRANHLTTQFFNIQEGYLKLSKEEQVNDSKIFLNPIVDKFSKTVSYTPRALLWDARTGNGSLGTYQYAETKDYHFGNEDEFKNQTVVKTHPAIPKSEYQIALDSAIPLPTLTKENTKYWSDYSKLIYGASSFNTLKDWYHDIANPNQPDFQNLGERKFNKYSIGYDEFTENYMQEFFDGNLHTELEKCDTLQGLNLITDIESGWGGFSSALLLELKNELPKKTVFSWGFNEDDPFTDVLSIKRLTKKWLPIISNKLRSTMNIMQDSDLYFPLYAPTGLTNWETAGKTCRILDSVNATISQSNPEQRKMMDYITTAVTLGDSSRNMVTQMLVGNNDYSFCSRIVPFKNSRINNEYQVFSNSFINREEQMLRESPESAPRSKRNEMFTHRYFPSDTIPTEFSNDCDFCLKLTSSEKSRDIFKHWNEFVTRYFKNDNDREELKNQLSDYASAYESGWYDDEDSGDDDM; translated from the coding sequence ATGCACGAAGTTTTAACGATATCCGTTTCGCAGAGAGCAAACCATTTAACCACTCAATTCTTCAACATACAAGAGGGCTATTTGaaactttccaaagaagaacaagttAATGActccaaaatattcttgaaCCCAATCGTTGacaagttttcaaaaacagtttCATATACACCAAGGGCTTTACTATGGGACGCCCGTACAGGTAATGGTTCATTGGGAACATATCAATATGCAGAGACGAAAGACTATCATTTTGGCAATGAGGACGAATTTAAAAATCAAACGGTTGTAAAAACTCACCCAGCGATACCCAAATCTGAATATCAAATCGCCTTAGATTCAGCAATACCGCTTCCAACCTTAACTAAAGAGAATACCAAATATTGGTCCGATTACTCTAAATTAATTTATGGGGCTTCAAGCTTCAATACGTTGAAGGACTGGTACCATGACATTGCAAACCCAAACCAACCTGACTTTCAAAACTTAGGGGAGCGAAAATTTAACAAATACTCAATCGGTTATGACGAGTTTACTGAAAATTACATGCAAGAATTCTTTGATGGAAATTTGCATACAGAATTGGAGAAATGCGACACCTTACAGGGACTAAATCTTATAACTGATATCGAGAGTGGATGGGGTGGATTTTCTAGTGCTTTACTAttggaattgaaaaacgaacttccaaaaaaaactgttttttcttggggtttcaatgaagatgatccATTTACAGATGTGCTTTCTATAAAGAGGCTTACCAAGAAATGGCTTCCAATAATCTCGAATAAACTAAGGAGTACAATGAATATAATGCAAGATTCTgatctttattttccattATATGCTCCTACTGGGCTAACCAATTGGGAAACTGCTGGTAAGACGTGCAGAATTCTAGATTCCGTGAACGCAACAATTTCCCAGAGTAATCCtgaacaaagaaaaatgatggATTATATTACTACGGCCGTCACCTTAGGAGATTCGTCAAGAAATATGGTTACTCAAATGCTTGTCGGTAATAACGATTATTCTTTCTGTTCCCGAATAGTGCCGTTTAAAAATAGCCGTATAAACAATGAATACCAGGTATTCTCCAACAGCTTTATCAATAGAGAAGAGCAAATGCTCCGAGAAAGCCCCGAGTCCGCTCCTCGAAGTAAACGGAATGAAATGTTTACACATAGGTATTTCCCTTCTGATACGATACCGACAGAGTTTTCTAATGACTgtgatttttgtttaaaacTAACTTCCTCCGAAAAAAGTAGAGATATATTCAAGCATTGGAACGAATTTGTGACCAGATACTTCAAAAACGATAATGATAGAGAGGAATTGAAGAATCAACTCTCTGATTACGCTTCAGCGTACGAATCTGGATGGTACGACGACGAGGATtctggtgatgatgatatgTAA